Proteins found in one Phocoena sinus isolate mPhoSin1 chromosome 19, mPhoSin1.pri, whole genome shotgun sequence genomic segment:
- the LOC116744593 gene encoding zinc finger protein 345, with the protein MERLIKNSIECSSFRGDWECKSQFERKQESQEGHFSQMIFTPEDIPTFNIQHQRIHTDEKLLECKECGKDFSFVSVLIRHQRIHTGEKPYECKECGKAFGSGANLAYHQRIHTGEKPYECNECGKAFGSGSNLTHHQRIHTGEKPYECKECGKAFSFGSGLIRHQIIHSGEKPYECKECGKSFSFESALTRHHRIHTGEKPYECKDCGKAFGSGSNLTQHRRIHTGEKPYECKACGMAFSSGSALTRHQRIHTGEKPYICNKCGKAFSFGSALTRHQRIHTGEKPYVCKECGKAFNSGSDLTQHQRIHTGEKPYECKECEKAFRSGSKLIQHQRMHTGEKPYECKDCGKAFSSGSDLTQHQRIHTGEKPYECKECGKAFASGSKLIQHQLIHTGEKPYECKECRKSFSTGSALNRHQRIHTGQKPYECKECGKTFGTGLSRTQHQSIHTGEKLYECKGCGKALERGSEIQQHKKSHAGKKLCE; encoded by the coding sequence ATGGAAAGACTTATAAAAAACAGCATTGAGTGTTCAAGTTTCAGAGGTGATTGGGAATGTAAAAGCCAGTTTGAGAGAAAACAGGAATCTCAGGAAGGACATTTCAGTCAAATGATATTTACTCCTGAAGACATACCCACTTTCAATATCcagcatcagagaattcatactgatGAGAAACTCcttgaatgtaaggaatgtgggaaggaTTTTAGTTTTGTATCAGTCCTTATTCGACATCAGcgaattcatactggtgagaaaccttatgaatgtaaaGAATGCGGCAAGGCCTTTGGTAGTGGTGCAAACCTTGCTTACCATCAAAGAATTCATACGGgtgagaaaccttatgaatgtaatgaatgtgggaaggcctttggTAGTGGCTCAAACCTTACTCACCATCAGcgaattcatactggtgagaaaccatatgaatgtaaggaatgcgGGAAAGCCTTTAGTTTTGGATCAGGCCTTATTCGACATCAGATAATTCACAGTGGTGAAAAGCCTTATgagtgtaaggaatgtgggaagtcCTTTAGTTTTGAATCAGCCCTTACTCGGCATCACAGAATTCACACAGgtgagaaaccttatgaatgtaagGATTGTGGGAAAGCCTTTGGCAGTGGTTCAAACCTTACTCAGCATCGaagaattcatactggtgagaaaccttatgaatgtaaaGCATGTGGAATGGCCTTTAGTAGTGGTTCAGCTCTTACGCGGCATCaaagaattcatactggtgagaaaccaTATATATGTAACAAATGTGGGAAGGCTTTTAGTTTTGGATCAGCCCTTACTCGACATCaaagaattcatactggtgagaaaccttatgtgtgtaaggaatgtgggaaggctTTCAATAGTGGCTCGGATCTCActcaacatcagagaattcacactggtgagaaaccctatgagtGTAAGGAATGTGAGAAAGCCTTTAGAAGTGGTTCAAAACTTATTCAACATCAAAGAATGCAcactggtgagaaaccctatgagtGTAAGGACTGTGGGAAGGCCTTTAGTAGTGGTTCAGACCTCActcaacatcagagaattcatactggtgagaaaccctatgaatgtaaggaatgtgggaaggctTTTGCTAGTGGCTCAAAACTTATTCAACACCAGCTAATTCACACAGGtgaaaaaccctatgaatgtaaagaatgtAGAAAGTCCTTTAGTACTGGTTCAGCCCTTAATCGGCACCAGAGGATACACACTGGTcagaaaccttatgaatgtaaggaatgtgggaagacTTTTGGTACTGGCTTGAGCCGTACTCAACATCAGAGCATACATACTGGTGAGAAACTTTATGAATGTAAGGGCTGTGGGAAGGCTTTGGAGAGGGGTTCAGAAATTCAGCAACATAAGAAAAGTCATGCTGGTAAGAAGCTCTGTGAATGA